One Corvus moneduloides isolate bCorMon1 chromosome Z, bCorMon1.pri, whole genome shotgun sequence genomic window carries:
- the SAXO1 gene encoding LOW QUALITY PROTEIN: stabilizer of axonemal microtubules 1 (The sequence of the model RefSeq protein was modified relative to this genomic sequence to represent the inferred CDS: inserted 8 bases in 6 codons; deleted 1 base in 1 codon; substituted 2 bases at 2 genomic stop codons): protein MGKSGLTGVIKSCLCPFCRAHVFKCKRFVCFTNCSYHIPTFLACGDKGKYNFFVCPEKGTYFFLEEKSNKIILHRRDYIAHEVLPQKLKPSEKHIKKCENMDLTSTCRHDHNSYTMSQLXPCLSXRMKRHIPSTKMDIKTTYKDDCVLQNEPKTEQIRPNIRFHPSKEKFYHRTFVQNDSFYRGLVTTQSXKPLNLVQKSKAPFEYITNYEVNYVAPPLVERYVHKIQKYKVNDVSFDGLTTHKFSYRGXAGQPTKLATPYQTKLVPVFLFSTTTEFQEKYKXQPPVFTRKRDIYLPPLEKMDLHTTTWTHWKHPNGKPAKMSQSLAPLNKITEPFNSYXDYKPWLCNRLKPITHAAXTFPAKPIDFLTTFPTHHVPRSLTIMKTYKPVWSGPKHHTLLDAKTTYTXSYTPKGIFRCQAPYKDPPSYTFEKTDTDSLILFVSFF from the exons ATGGGGAAATCTGGCCTGACTGGGGTTATCAAGAGCTGCCTTTGTCCCTTTTGCAGAGCCCatgttttcaaatgcaaaagGTTTGTGTGTTTCACTAACTGCTCGTATCATATCCCGACTTTCTTAGCTTGTGGAGATAAGGGGAAGTATAATTTCTTTGTGTGTCCAGAAAAaggaacatatttttttctggaagaaaaaagtaataaaattattcttcacAGGAGAGATTATATAGCTCATGAAGTGTTGCCACAGAAACTTAAACCATCTGAAAAGCATATAAAGAAATGTGAGAATATGGATTTGACCTCCACTTGCAGACATGATCATAACTCCTACACTATGTCTCAAT TCCCATGCCTCTCCTGAAGGATGAAGAGACATATTCCCAGCACCAAGATGGATATAAAAACCACTTACAAAG ATGACTGTGTGTTACAGAATGAACCAAAGACAGAGCAGATCAGACCAAACATTAGGTTTCAcccatcaaaagaaaaattttaccACAGAACCTTTGTCCAGAATGACTCTTTCTACAGGGGACTGGTTACCACTCAAAGCTGAAAACCTCTGAATCTGGTCCAGAAAAGCAAGGCTCCCTTTGAGTACATAACCAATTACGAAGTGAATTACGTGGCACCTCCTCTGGTGGAACGTTATGTccataaaattcagaaatacaagGTCAATGATGTCTCATTTGATGGCCTCACTACACACAAGTTTTCTTACCGGG GGGCTGGTCAGCCAACCAAGCTTGCAACACCATACCAGACAAAGCTGGTCCCTGTCTTCCTTTTCTCTACTACAactgaatttcaggaaaaatacaa gcagcCTCCTGTATTCACCAGAAAACGTGATATATATCTTCCTCCTCTGGAGAAAATGGACCTTCACACCACTACCTGGACACACTGGAAGCACCCAAATGGCAAGCCAGCCAAGATGTCTCAATCTTTGGCCCCTCTTAATAAAATCACTGAGCCATTTAATAGCT AAGACTATAAGCCTTGGCTATGCAATAGACTAAAACCTATCACTCATGCTGC GACTTTCCCAGCAAAACCAATAGATTTCTTGACTACGTTTCCAACCCATCATGTGCCTCGTTCACTCACAATTATGAAAACATATAAACCTGTCTGGTCAGGCCCAAAGCATCACACTCTCCTGGATGCTAAAACAACCTACA GCAGCTACACACCAAAGGGCATTTTTAGATGCCAGGCCCCTTACAAAGACCCA CCCAGTTACACCTTCGAGAAAACTGATACTGACAGCTTGATTTTGTTTGTATCCTTCTTTTAA